The following DNA comes from Maylandia zebra isolate NMK-2024a linkage group LG6, Mzebra_GT3a, whole genome shotgun sequence.
GTGTGATCCTGTCTCTCAAACTCTCCTTCTGTTTTTGTAGCTCCCCAGTCACCTGCTCATACTCTACCACTTGCTGAAGACAAATCCTGCATGTAAGATAAATGCTCAACCTGCTCCAAGCACAAATGAATTAATGTTCCGTCAGTCTCTTTTACCTTGTGTGCTTCCCGGATCTTGCGCTGTAGGCCCTGTATAGAGAGGCTCAGGTCACCCTGTGTAGCCTGTTTGAGGGAGTTCCTCATCATGGCCTCCTTGCGCAAGACGATGGTTTCCCTTCTCGCCACTGTTGCTTCGCTTTCCCTCAGCAGGCATTCCCGTTGCCTCATTAGCTGGCTGAGTCGCAcctgcacagacacaaacacactttgggTAGAATTCACAAACATTAATCACCCTAAGAGCAAATTGTTATCCAGCATTCTTACAACTTAGTTTTACGACTTTCAAGacaattttaaaaatatctatAAATCtaaaccaaagagtaaaacagtgaaatgtggattattaaatattaagtctctctcctccaagtctctgttagtacatgacttaataattgatcaacaaatcgatttactctgccttacagaaacctggttgcagcaggatgattatgttagttttaaTGAATCAGCACCCctgagtcattctaactaccagaaatctcgaagcacaggccgagggggcggtgtggcagcaatttatCACAACAGCCTATTAATCAACGAAAGACctagacagacttttaattcatttgaaagcctgatgctttcaaatgaattaggaccaattctgtttacattatacatgcttcccctaggcagtatcattagaagacatagcatacatttttactgctatgcagatgacacacagctctatctgtccatgaagccagataacacacaccaattagttaagaCCTGGATGggcgcacatattaaacaaatatgtaagaatgctttcttccatttgcgcaacatctctaaagttagaaatatcctgtctcagattgacgctgaaaaactagttcatgcatttattacttctaggctggactactgcaattcattattatcagaagtcctaaaaactcgctgaaaagccttccgctaatccaaaatgctgcagcaagagtactgacagggacaaGAAAGAGTGAGCATATTtatcctgtattggcttcccttcattggcttcctgttaaatccagaattgaattcgttgtttgttgggtttttctctgtatctagtattgtacgatctactgtacaatataaagcgccttgaggcgactgttgttgtgatttggcgctatataagtaaaattgaattgaattgaagtccAAAtcaagcatcagaatgggaaagaaatgtgatttaaatgactttgaacACAACAGTGAGTTCACTACCCTCAAACAGCATCTACAGATTTAATCTAAAAGAGCACCTTTGGGTTGTGGTAGAACGGGATCATAGATGTGCAGCTGGCAAATCTGCAGCACCTGTGTGATCCTATCATGTTGATGTGAACCAAAGACTCTGACAAATGTTTCTAGATTCAAAAAATTgaagcagttctgaaggcaaaaaggaGCAATACAatcaaaaatatttgtatttgttgggtctattaaaaatatttgaacAAATCTGCCTCCTAATGTGATCCCAGTGTTAGTCCTTTCAAAACTGAGTTTGCACTGAGTTAAAGTGTCTATACTTTAATTTTGCAGTTATACGTTGTATGCATCAGTAGTTCATAATGAGAAAGCAAATGAGCCATAAGATCTAACACATTTACAAAAAGCTTCAATAAGATGTATTTTTGCGGCTTTCATATTTTCCGTCACCTTGTCTCTTACAAGCAGGCACTGATTTATATTCTGAATATAATCTGAATATATCAGTATTATGTGCTGTAATCAGACACCAAGCTGACAGATTTATCTGCTTCTATAGAGAAAATAACATGACTGTGAGTTTGGAAGAGCTTGAGATAATTTTTTCCCCGAGGAGGTACGAGAAATAAAAAGACTGAGCTGTTAGTTTTCACATCCAATTGGACCTGGAGCCCTTTTTTGTCTCAGATACCTTTTTTTGATGGAAACTCCTTATATATAAAATTACCCTTGCTTAGAGGTTTAACAGCCTTGAAACTATGACTGATAAAAGTGTCCACAATATAGTTCAATCTTCCTTTACAGTGATACCCATGTTGAGCAGTTAATGCTTAATTAGATCCTGCTGATGAAatcattttaatgttaaagaTTGTTCAGGTAATGAGTAAACTGGAAACGAATAAGACTATGTTTACTATTCATTCATTATTCATTTCTGATCATATAATTGAGCTTTTAATATTTATTCCATCTAAAGAAGAACTGAGACTGAATTGTGGGTTAGGAGAATCGTTACACCACTACTGATGCTGTAAAGTCATATCCACATGTTGTTTCTATTCTTTAAGTTGTAAATTGGAAAATTTGCTGAACTTCATGCCTGATACATGAACCTTTGAGGCTTTTTCCCttgaaaactaaaaaaacattgcacaatacatttgtaagcaataaattataaaaaaaaattgctggaTGCAAATTAAAACTTATATTAGCAaacttatatttatttaataaaataaattgtcAAAAGGTTCAATAAACAGTGAATTTTCCCAAAAAATTAATTCAAGGGTCAAAGTGATCGAATGCATTTCAAATAAAGCATATCCCACTCTTATGCGTTTATGCATTGTacataaacagcacatttgcacatggCAGGCTAAGGCTAAAATGTAGATGGCAAATCAGCCTTATAGTCTGTCTGTAATCATACTGTGTTTACCTCCATACGATGTATTTCAGCTTTCATTGTGTGGCTTTCTCCCTGCCCCACATCCATAGCTGAACGCATCTCTTTTACAAGCTGTGTCTTCTTCTCCCACAGCATGATTTGCCGCCTGTATGCCACACgtgccaaagaaaaagagaaaatacacacacatgcagaacaAAGTACACTATTCCATTAAAAATCAAAGTGTTTCTCTGAGTATGTGATTCTTCCGGAAATAActctgcatatttaatgaagCCCTGCAAAATTTTACCTTCATACTATGAATATGTTTCGAGTTAGAGGCATTTGAGTTACATGGAGCTGGGTTGAAATTTAAaagattagtcgactagtcacaattacgtcgactatcaaaatcaccgacaactaatttaatagtcaaTGGgttgtttgaagctttgtaagatcctgaaagaTGCATGAATAAGTAGTAGGACTTAAGAGTTGAGAGAGAGATTTAAGAGATTTAAGCAAATTAGCAAATCAactcaataataaataaattgaatatgTTTAAGTCAGAAGAAACAAGGACAAAAAGAAAGTGACTGACTCAGCTTCCACCAGACTGTTGAGGAGCCTCTCCTTTTCCTCCTGCGTCTTCTCGACTTTCATCTGCATCTTAACGGCCTCCCTCTCTGCATCCTGGTCACATAATTTTACATAAAgttatatattaatataaaacagaagaaaagaagaaaatataaaatgacgAAACCCGCCTGTCATGCCTTAAGTCTGTGAATGAAATCTGTCTCCATCACGGCGTTTTCCTGCTGCAGAGCCTGGCTCAGTTGTCCTTTCTTGCTGATCAGCATGTTGAGCTTCAGCTGATCACGCTTCAGCATCTTTGAGCTCTTCTCCAGCTCAGCCTCCTCACGGTGCTCTGATTCTATCTGACCTGAAAGGATTAGAGTTGGTGTGAGAATGAAGTGGAGATAGTAGCATAGTAGCATACAGGTTGTGACTTGGACGGAGTATGCAGCATGTGCGTCCTGCATACTCTCAAAGTAGAGTTTCGTCTGTTGCCATCCTGTGTACTCTGCCTGCAGTTTGAGCAGCTCCTTGCTGTTGGCTTCTATCATTTGGGTCAGTCCCATCAGAATCCCCTGTCGCTTCATCCAAAGCTGCTGGTCGCTCTTTATATTTGCTGCCAGCTCCTCAATCTGAGCTATTATCGACTGTATCTTGATGTGCAGAGGACCGAGGTCATCATGCTGCAAATGcaggaaaaataaattaaagctgGCAGCCTCGTTTTTGAAAAGAATTCAAAATGACACTAAATTATTTTCATTCACTTTCTACTTTTAAAAGCATAATTGATCAATTGAGAAGTTTGAACTTGGCTCACGATTTCCTTCCATCCCAGATTTTAAAGGATGGGTTCGATGTTATTGGCACTGaaaccacagcacagaaacgGCATTGCTGAGGGTTTTCAATGATCTTCTAGAACATGTTATAGGCATCAAGGATTCTGCCCTTAATTGGTTAAAAAACTGATACATGCCTTTGTGACCTCCAGATTAGATTATTGTAACTCGCTCTACTCTGGACTCCAACTCGCTCACCTACAACGATTACAGCTCGTTCAGAATGCTGCGGCTCGTCTCGCAACCGGAACTAGAAAGTTTGCCTCTATTATTCCAGTGCTCTCTGACTTACACTGGCTGCTTATTAAATTTCGTATTGATTTTAAAGTTCTGCTGCTTACTTGCCTCACACTCCTCATCCTCCCTGGGagagtctatgccagggtgctggagaggagagtctgtccgttagtcgaaccttggatacaggaggaacaatgcggttttcgtgcTGGTCGTGGaacagctctttatcctctcgagaatacttgagggtgcatgggagtttgcccaaccagtctgcatgtgttttgtggacttggagaaggcattcgaccacGTCCCTCGAGGGATCCTGTGGgcggtgtctggcccattgctacgggtcATTCAGTCCTTATACAACCGATGCAACAGCTTGGTCCGcatagccggcaataagtcggactcgttcctggtgggtgatgggctccgacagggctgccctttgtcaccgattctgttcataatttttatggacagaatttctaggcataGCCAAGTGCTGGAAGGCTTTCACTTGGGTGGTCTCAGGatttcatctctgctttttgcagatgatgtggtcctgttggcttcatcgggtgatggcctccagctcaccTTGGAATGGAGTGTGAGATCGACAGACAATTGGTGCAGCGGCTGAAGCGATACGCACGCTgtaccggtctgttgtggtgaagagagagctgagtgtaaaagcaaagctctcaatttatcGGTTGATCTACGCCCCTACCCTCACAAGGTGAGgagtagtgaccgaaagaacgagatcgcgaatacaagcggcagaaatgggcttcctccgaagggtggctggcctctcccttagagatagggtgagaagttcggcatttgagaggggctcagagtagagcagctgctcctccacatcgaaaggagccagttgaggtggttcgggcatctgacaaggatgcctcctgggcgcctcctgggtgaggttttccaggcatgtcccacggGGAGGAGGTCcgggggcagacccaggacacgctggagatattatatctctcggctggcctgggaatgccttggtgttgGCCTTGGAGGGAGGTCTGGgtttctctgcttgggctgctgcccccgtgacccggctccggataagtggaagaaaatggatggatgcttACTTTGAAATGCCTAAACAACCTTGCCCATGACTATCTCATCGACCTTCTCAGTCTCTATGCTCTCAGCCATTCTTTACGATCATCTGGTCAGTTACTTCTGGCCCAGCCCAGGCACCGTCTGAAGACTAGGAGTGATCGTGCTTTTGCCTCTGTAGCATCAAACCTCTGGAATAGTCTTCCTGCTAGCATTCATGCCTCTGACTCCATCCAATACTTTAAAGCATGCTTGAAAACTTACCTATTCAACCTGGCTTTTCCAACTCACTAATTCTCACCGCTCCTTAATTGCTGTATCGCTACTCATTTCTCTGGATAATCATGATTTCTCCCTATCTCTACTTactaatgtgtttgtttgtttctctgttttctctattTGACCTTGTTTTAATCACTTACTGTTCAGTGCAATTATTTACCGTTATTccttactgtgaagcactttggtgtacccCCTGGTTTTCAATGtgctatatatataaaattgcaTTGTATtctattgtatttatttatgatcTTAGTAACAAGAAACCACAGCTTCCCCACAGCCACTCACCCCAGTGGTGGCCGCTATTTGAGAAATCTTCGTGTTGTATCCGATGATCGTTGACTGCTTCTGCTCGATGACTCTAACAGATGAAGTAAGCTTAGCCTCAATGGCTGTGATTAACTTGTTGTACTTTGTGATCTCCTGATCAAGGGCCTCCTGAGTCAGGGCCAGGCTGTCCACTCGCTGGCTGACCAGCTGGCTCTCCAGCTTCACCACCAACACCTCCTCCTCTGACTGCTTCAACTGGTACATCTAAAGGGGGGAAAGGAATGATGAGAAGCACATAAATCTAATATCTTCacatatttgttttattctctacacattttacaaagaaaaaaagctaggaatcaaaatgaaaaatgtaatccTGTCACGTAAAAGCATgaacaaaaaatgttaaaactagtaaaataataatactgaAATTGAATAAAGCTAATTTGACAATATGAATAAATTGCATTCAAATCTCTATGGCTCTATAGTGTACATTAACCTTTATACATGTACTTATTTAACACCtgttactactactactactgttACTAATCCTGTAGAGCTGTTGTTATTTGCATTATTCTGTCATTTCAAACCAAAAGACTTCATCAGTTGCTTGTgaattctctctctttctttatcTATAACGTGATACTGCTGGAGTGTGTCTTTCACTAAAACAAGCCCAAGCCAAAGACCTGGACAATATGTAGGGTATAGTGAATAACACTCTTATGATAATACTAGAGATATCAAAGAAAGGGGATTTAGTGTGAATGGTCTGAAGAGTGTTATCATAAGAGTGTTGTGACAGTCTAAGCATTTTCAATACTTTCCTGCTTTTAGTTACCTTCTCTTTTTTGAGTCTGGATATCTTCTCAGTGAGCAGTTGGGAGTACTTGGCAGCGTTGTTGTGGAGGAGCTTATGCTGCATGGAGCTCATGATGTTGTTTTCCAGCTCCAGCCGTGCAGAACTCTCTTTCTCCAGCTGCTTACTCTGATCGTTCACTTGAGCCTGGAGTGACCCAAATTCCTGGAGAAATTAAGggtgagattaaaaaaagacaaaaacaaaatcaggcaaTGTAATGTTTCTAACCTTGTACCACGACTGCTCTCTGGCCAAACACTGACCTTTGAGAGTCTAGCGAGGGTTCGCTCTGTCTCCTGCAGAGTGAGGAGGAATGTGCTGTAGTGGGCCTGCAGGGCCTCTTGCTGAGCCTGCTTGTCACTGATGAGCTTTCTGGTAGTGGTGCAGTCCATTTGAGACCAATTCAGCTGCAGTGTCAGTATCTCATTTTGCTCCTGCTCTGCATTGATGGACTTCTTGTAGCCATCAATGTCCTTGTCCAGCAAGATCACCTGGTGCTTGGTTTCACtgagaagaacagaaaaaaatgaatggcTGCTCACTTTTTGTTCTGTGTTACTTTTgaataaaaaatcaaataagGGTTAATATTATCATTGAGtgttctaaaaaaaaattttttatagACATCTGTCATTTTCTATAGACTATGTTTCTATGTTTAGAGCACTGTCATCATTTGTTACATGTACACTTGAAGCGCATTAGCACCTTTAACGTTTACTcagtaggacatgaatcagaaACAGCTTCCCACATCCATCAGTCTCACCGGATGACTTCCTGCATCGCACCGAAGGCCTCGTCTCGTCTCCTCAACCCCATGAGGCAGCTGCTCCActgctgcagcagctgtttACGGGCCACCAACAGTGACTCCATCTCCATCTCAGCCTGCACAAAGATGTAAAAATGAATGACTGATGTTGTTTGACGACTGCCATAATCAGAGAATTCTTATTTCATTCATGAGTTAGTAAACTTAGACAAAAACATAAcctgtttgtctttttctctcatccaaatatttttgtgttgactgtatCCATTTACATCATTAAATCAACTAGTAAGATAcacccaccagccacttcaTCAGTTACAGGTAGTTCAGGTTGGACAAACTTGCCTTCAAAAcagccttttttaaaattgtggcACAGATTCACAGATGCTCTGTTGGACGGAGATGTGGTGACTGCTGGCTatagtgaactcattgtcatggtCAAGAGTCCAGTTTGAGATGTTCtgagttttgtgacatggtTCAACATCCTGTTGGAAGTAGCCGTTAGAAGATGGGTAATATGTGGTTGTGGTCATAAAGGAATGAGCACCAACAAGAGTCAGGTAGGTGTGGTATTTCATCAGTGCTCAGTCGATACTGAAGGATCAAAGGTGTGCCAataaaatatcccccacaccattacaccagcaCCATCCTGAACAGCTGATACTGTGTGAATTGCCTCCACTTCCTGTTCTTATCTGAAGGGAGATTCACCCTTAGTGATTTTCTGCAGTTGTATCCCATCTGCTTCAAATCATGCATTCAGAGGTGCTCtttctgcatactttggttcTAGCAAGTGTTTATTTGGCTTACTGTtgtcttcctatcagctcaaagaagtctgtgtcatgatcctgggtcttatgacccagcgGTTtgaatttttgtgttttgttattttgtattATGGTTTGAGTCCACCTTGTTAGTTTAACGTTTTAGTCCCTAGGTTGTTATGTTTAGCTATTGGTTGTCAGATTTCCTTGTGTAATTGCTCCTACGTCTCCCTCTGTATATTTGTGTTTATATAATTCTGAGCTCCTGTGCGTTGTTTCCCCTCGTGTTTTGTCCCATGTCTCCCCTGCCCATGATGTCAGTCCTCTctccgtgctctctctcccctcctgtctgtgtctctgtgttcttCCTGTGTTACGTTTAAGGTCTGCACCTTGGGTTAGTATTTTCAGTTCCGTATCCTCCCTGTCTTGTTATGCGTAATTGTCCTCAGCTGTGCTCCCATATGTTCCCACCTCACTCATTACCTTCTGTATATTTATGTCAGAATCACCCTCTGTTCCATGTCGCATCGTCCCTCATAGCTGTGTGTGATTCTCGCTGTGTCTTCTTGTGCATATTAtaattagtttttcccagtttagtttcgtATTGTCGTATCGCCTgtttcccagcaataaagctgtgctttCGAGTTTACTCCCCGTGAGTTTGCATTTGGGTCgtctcctgcctgcacacagccgaaacatgacagTCTGGCCATTATCCTCTGATCTGTGGCATCAAACAATTTGTCTCAGACAACTGCTGCTCAAAGAATATTTTCTCCTGGTTGTGCAGTAtatcagcagtttaaaaaaaagactgtcTCATGTGctccaacaaccatgccacgttcaaggtcacttaaatcacctttaagAGACCTGTTCTGATGCACAGTTTGAACTCCAGCAGGTTGTCTTGTCCATGTCTAGATACCTAAATGCAAGTACTTGAATGTGAATCCATATATCAAGGAAAATTTTCACTCAATCAATCACTGGATAAATGAACTGGGctattgttttaatgttttcagttttactaaTCGATATAAAAGCAATATTCACAtcaatgaaatatttatttgctATGGGTAATATGAAAGTTGACACTTTTAATAGTGAAATCACCCAATACTAACTAGCACCTTATCTCACTAGCTCACTATTTTGCTTTTATGTCCAAAAAAAGGTCTGGTGGGCAACTAATTCTTGTTCAAGCTGCAGGGATAAAGTGCTCATCTCTTCATGTAAAGATGCAGCATATAACCTTTTACGGCACAGCAGTTACCTCTGAGAGAGCCTCTTTGGCTGTCTGTGTCTCCTCTGCATGAGCACTGGTTTTGGACTCATACATGGCTATCTGCTGCGTCAGCCTGTCCAACTCCTTTGTTAGTCGCTCCACATATAAATCCTGATGTAACAGATGAGTATTTTCGCTTAGTTAAAATTATGTTGATATACCAGATAGTGTATATATTGACAAATACAATCAAATCGTAATAATTTACATGTGAGTGTCTACCTGCTTTAATTTCTGGTCTTCTGCCTGGGTCTTCTCAGCTCTCGCTTTGCGTCTAGCGTTATTCATGGTTTTGACTTCAGAGCGCAGTCCTTCACTGACTCCTTGGATGAAGATGAGATACTGTGTCATGCTGTCTAACTGCGCCTGTAGCTGGGACTCTGAGGGAGGACAGAGGAGAGAGCATAAACATAATGGCTCGAATCACAATTTCAGAAACATGAACAGATACAGATGTTGCCTTTCTGTTGCTCAAACAGTATTACATA
Coding sequences within:
- the ccdc40 gene encoding coiled-coil domain-containing protein 40 — protein: MQNPGDDDGREESSPRNETDPNLHHGSDDAEEDIGATASHYKEAQSLPQPESPAAQRYHDLTVVDENFPAATNLMQEDIAQMAHRSHTSEEMEDHEPLPEDEEEELIILDPEHPVVRRQQAALTIQLRKQLERINHTLREKHAVAKDDASHNQELGVEVFRIQEHLVRQQNRLHDLHETKTQAETKHQQVLNQLEEIKSQHSSMTRKVCEARANESQLQAQLDSMTQYLIFIQGVSEGLRSEVKTMNNARRKARAEKTQAEDQKLKQDLYVERLTKELDRLTQQIAMYESKTSAHAEETQTAKEALSEAEMEMESLLVARKQLLQQWSSCLMGLRRRDEAFGAMQEVIRETKHQVILLDKDIDGYKKSINAEQEQNEILTLQLNWSQMDCTTTRKLISDKQAQQEALQAHYSTFLLTLQETERTLARLSKEFGSLQAQVNDQSKQLEKESSARLELENNIMSSMQHKLLHNNAAKYSQLLTEKISRLKKEKMYQLKQSEEEVLVVKLESQLVSQRVDSLALTQEALDQEITKYNKLITAIEAKLTSSVRVIEQKQSTIIGYNTKISQIAATTGHDDLGPLHIKIQSIIAQIEELAANIKSDQQLWMKRQGILMGLTQMIEANSKELLKLQAEYTGWQQTKLYFESQIESEHREEAELEKSSKMLKRDQLKLNMLISKKGQLSQALQQENAVMETDFIHRLKDAEREAVKMQMKVEKTQEEKERLLNSLVEAERQIMLWEKKTQLVKEMRSAMDVGQGESHTMKAEIHRMEVRLSQLMRQRECLLRESEATVARRETIVLRKEAMMRNSLKQATQGDLSLSIQGLQRKIREAHKQVVEYEQVTGELQKQKESLRDRITQRKTHLTELCSTSYILDSDFVNLQDTKERNLGHLVALQSRAKRLRTVCEGSYRALSTPESVEAALQRQTDRLHAISTILHRVCEEFPQHQGALRRLSRALSEHAQAVE